aaaagcatctgccaaatgcataaatgtaaatgtaaaaaaaaaaaaaaaactgagacaTTTCAGAGCAAGCACATaactatatataaatatgtatccATATTTAATTGTTTTAGAAATATCGACCAGCCCTATACAACATAAATTATGTCTGGTTTTACCTGTGTATTAACACAAATACTTATCACTCTTTCCTTTTCCCTGTCTATCTATCTCCATCTTTCCCTATTTGATCTCTAGTTCAAGAGGATGTTAAACAGGGAACTGTCTCATCTGTCTGAGATGAGTCGCTCGGGGAATCAGGTGTCTGAATACATCTCTACTACCTTCCTAGGTAAGGATGTTCAGGCTCCGTTCTGTACTTCTCAGCTTTGCTTCTATTTTTAGAGCCACAGAACCTTAACTTCAGCATTGCAATAGCTTGTATTGGAATGCATTTATTGCTCTAAAACATCTGATGtttactgattttaaatgagCTGTCATCTGTTAaaggtttatatattttttgtcttcaaGATAAGCAGAATGAGGTGGAAATTCCATCTCCAACCCTCCGGGAGCGAGAGAAACCGATGTCTCACATCAGTGGTGTCAAGAAGCTTACACATAGCTCAAGCCTCACTAGTGCAGCCCTACCCCGCTTTGGGGTCAAAACTGAACAAGAGGACGCACTGGCAAGGGTACGGGCACACTCATCTGCCACTTTCACATATGAAACCCATTAAATGGCAGTAAAATTGTTAGGCTTAGTCGGAAGTGTAAtcttttagtttgaaaacatgaCTTATGGGGTATGACTTATTTGTGTCTGAATGTACGTGATCCGTAATGTTGTTGATGTTTTCAtttattacatgtttacatttatgcagttgCACATGACCCAATGACATTGTATTCAATGACTTCAAATGAAACTGTAGGGAATAAAATACTATAGCTAGCTTTCAAAGGCAGAGAGTTGCGACAAGTAATTGTGTCATTTTTGTCAGAACTTTGTTACTGGCCTAAAGCAGACTTCTTATATCAGAGTTTGATGCTCAAACATCAaacaattaaagggttagttcacccaaaaataaatattctctcatcatttactcactggtcaccattcacttgcattgtaaggacctacagagctgagatattcttctaaatatcttcatttgtgttctgtagaagaaagaaagtcatacacgtctggaatggcatgagtgtgagcaaatgatgaaagaattttcattttggggtgaactatccctttaatcttacGACTTTGTTCAGACATCGCATCAAAACTAAACTTTGCCGGTAGTATTACAACTTCTCATTGCCGGAAATTGCCAGAGCTGATTTACCGATATTTCCTAAAGGgtcctgttcacacatgacctctaaattgaaaaattgtgttaattttctggaaaaggctgtatttgTGAAAGCGACTATACTCTGACTCTATAACTTCCCCACGTGGACCCAATAACCCACAATTATTACCAAATATTTGTGTAAGAATCTGTTTGTCCTGTGGATATCTTATGACTGaagtttctgtatttttacaggaGTTAAATGACTTAGACAAGTGGGGCCTTAATATATTCCATGTGGCTAACTACTCCAATAACAGACCTCTAAGCTGCATCATGTTTGCCATCTTTCAGGTGTGTGGTCCCTGGCTTTTGCTATAAATATTTCTGTGATGTGCTTTTAAACTACTGCAAATGTAAAGAGGGGACATTACTAAGATTTCTCTGAGGTTTCATTTGTTTTGTATGCTAGTTCAGAGTTCAACAATAAGGATTGGATCTGCTGGCTTATTTGGGCCAGTGGTTCCTATTTCAAAGAAATAGATAGTTCAGAATAGTTCATTTATTTTATcaacatattttaaatgcatcCGAAAAATATATTTATGCTTTTAAATCAAACATTAAGTTTTCTTTCTTAATAAAATCTATTTACTACAAATAATTTGGTCTTTAATTTGCAGTAATAGCTggaaattataaaatgtaatgtaactcTATGAAAACAATACACATACATTTGTTGGAAAATGATGGCATACAGTCAAGAACATACTCATTTGCTTCCAACACAATCTCAAGTCATTATctaaattttcttgaaaactcaAAATCTACGTTATCCAGCTAGATAATGTTTCCTTGGTGACAAATTTAAATCCACAGAATTCACAACAGCCATGTTCAGTtcattaaagaaaataaacaaaacatgtacACCAATCAACAAATGTAAGACGTAGTGACAATGTAGCACTGGCCAGATATGGTAAATGACAGTTCAACTGACCCAAAATACTCTCACaacatccttattgttgagccctgtagTTACAACAGCAAACCTCTCCATAATTTATAATGACTCTTCCGCTGATGCTTTGCTTTATactctgaaacattctttgttttcTGTCCACGTACTGTACTGTCCTCTATCTGTAATGTGTTAAAGGAAAGGGATCTGTTGAAAACATTTCGGATTCCAGTGGACACATTTATCACCTATGTGATGACACTGGAAGACCACTACCATGCCAATGTGGCCTATCACAACAGCCTGCATGCCGCTGATGTCACACAGTCAACACATGTGCTGCTGTCCACACCAGCACTGGACGTGAGTACATGCTAACAGGGGATATTCATtgcccattcaaaaatgtgcaaataatttttttatgaaatgcattaaaatgcaaaattcatCTTTTTACATAATTACCATTTTACCATACTACTGCATCTTCCCACCAGGCGGTTTTCACTGATCTTGAAATCCTGGCTGCATTGTTCGCTGCTGCCATTCATGACGTAGACCACCCTGGAGTTTCCAACCAGTTTCTCATCAACACCAGTGAGTCCACACTGTAAAAACTAGATTGGCATTTCCAGTGTTTGCAAGGCAGAaaactaataatattaatatattaggtAAGCTCAGGTTTTAAGCATCTGTTCTGTGGCCCCGTTTTCTATAAAGATGCATTTCAGGTAATTCGTTATTTTCTGATGGAATCAGACATTTGGCATTGTCAGGACCAACAAGCTTTTGCCTATAGCTTTATGAGACATCATACATTATATGAAGTGAAGATTCACTCTCACGCTTTTAACGAGGGCACTGGATCTCTCGCGTGAGCAAGCCACATCTCTCTGTTGTTGATCTAAAGCGAACAGAGTTGGCAGAATGAGAATGAGAAAGTAGTATAGGTTGCAAATGGGTTGGAGAGACACTTGAAATAAAATGTCAACCAGATGGGCCGTCCTGATGATATCAGAACTTTTTTCTTGCTTTgaattatatgtatataaacaTCTGCTGGCCCACCAGAAAAAGTCCCGCTGCTCACTATAGCCAGTCCAGCATAGGCTCGCATATCCAGACATATGACAACAGCAAAGGTCTGGGCTCTATAGCAGCTTCAAATAGCAAAGAaccacccatttagacaggaaaagccctctaactgacatgtaaagcaacttatcacagttggttttgtcattatggggtgtttaGTGGCGAGGTTATCGGAgatatcataccataataaaaggcCAACATGagggaaaaaattatttatataatgccGGCGATTACACAGAAAACACAAAGGAGACTAtcagaaaatgtgtagagagtcttagtacagcacagaaaacctaattatagagaatttcacaAACATAAGTCAgtaaacaaagaacaaaatgcaGCTCTGTTCGTGAATATctgctttactttctgctacgtgccttaaacgaaactctgaatatctttaaaagatttgatttcATTAACCTGGCGAACTTGaacaaattctgtgattatttcatcctcaaaatcGCTCATTCTATCAATGCGgaaacttgtgaacacaactcggcTTCCCGGCAGACTGATGAAATGTCTTGTGTGCGTCTACTCGTGTAAGATCCATCGAACCATACAATCAGATTTGCGCTGAGTTGCTCgagaaagcatttccagttttgtgtgctatatgCATCAGACGGTTAGAGAATGGACTGTGGGCAGTCCGTGGGCGTGCCATCTGAGGCTAAGTCCAGCACTGCATGcgtaattataattttcttaaaatatatatatatatatatatatatatatatatatatatatatatatatatatataaaaacaaaaatatacctaaggctgaaattatctacaaaacaaattttgaATGGGGTCTGTATGTTAAGCAGTTAAGCAGTTCAGACTGaactaaaggtgctgtaagtaatGTTAGCTACTCTGGACCTTCAGCCAGATTTTGACCACTGAATAAAACACGCTCCGTCTTTTCAAAACCACACCCTCAATAGATACTGTTTTACTCTTGTAATTATAGATGGAGCACGAGAGTAGCAGTGCGTCATCTCAGTGTTGTCAAAAAAGTTGTCAAAAGCAACGGTAGCAAAATAGCATTCACACCAGCAAACTGACAAAATTACAACTGCTTATGAAACTGAACATGCTGCTTTTCTTGCATACTTCGCTTCAATTACTATGCTCTCAGCTTCCTGCGTCCCATTTATGGGCTTCCCTGTGCAAAAATGGTTGActgattggctaaaaaaaaataaacggaCTGTGGCCATCGGTCAGATTCTAGTTTTCTGTTTACAGATACTAACACTATCACAGAGACAGCTGTGATATTTAGGACACCTATTTCAGGGAAATCTGACTTTTTCTGCAACTTTAATTGCAGCATATTAATACTTTAAGAATAAAtcctaaccagaatgtttgaggagTTTTGAGGGCTGCCTTGCAAGGACTGTAATAGGAATTTTGATTAATTTGTACTAACCGtaagacaaatatatatgtatttaaaaacatCACAAGAATGGGATGTTAGTTTATGCCCTTGGTGAGTGTATCTGAGAACAGATTCAGTGCATCACAAAATCCTCTGATAGCATTGTCTGCTCTTTTTCGCAGACTCTGAACTGGCATTAATGTACAATGATGAGTCTGTGTTGGAGAACCACCACCTAGCTGTAGGCTTCAAGCTTCTGCATGAGGAGAACTGTGACATTTTTCAAAACCTTACCAAACGACAACGGCAGAGTCTGCGCAAACTGGTCATCGACATGGTGAGATGCTGTACAATCCAATCCTCTTATTGCACTGAGCCTAAATTGATTGAatttatttatacaatttattgAAGGGCTACATTTTTAAACTCCTGTGTGCATGGTCCTACTTGTCTTCTCAGGTTCTGGCGACAGACATGTCAAAGCATATGAGCTTGCTGGCAGATCTAAAGACAATGGTGGAAACCAAGAAAGTGACCAGCTCAGGAGTGTTGATGTTGGACCATTATAATGACCGAATACAGGTAAACCCATTGCTTATGGTTTCTGTCAGCCTCTGGGTGACACTTCATTTGTTTCAGGGTGGTTGATAAATATTATACCTTTGTCTAGCTTGTCTGCAGCGCAGTGTGGTTATAGATGAAGTtattgtttacaaacaaacacttgGTGGGTTCTATTGGCACCCTATAAAAGAATTGCTTTCAACGGGCACTTCATTCAAATTGAATGAAGCAGCTatatttaatttccaaagtgcagcTGTGGCAGAAATGAGGTCAGATATGATCTAACGATCATCTTATACCACCGCACCATGTTAGATTTAACTGGATGAACCATACCCTGTTTCCACTACCGCAGAATGTACTGGCTGTTTGTGAAAGGAAATGAGAATACAAATTATGTAACACTTCTAAAAcatgttctgtttatttatatCTTAAGTGCAGTAAATATCTTCAATCAATTAAAATTCAATCGAAACtagctattaaaggaatagttcagccaaaaattaaaattctctcatttacttactctcttgtcatcccagatgtgaatgactttctttcttctgctgaacacaaatgaagatttttagaaatatatttcagctctgtaggtccatacaatgcaagttaacggtgaccagaagtttgaagctacaaaagcacataaatgcagcataaaagtaatccataagtctccagtggttaaatctatatcttcagaagcaatatgataggtgtgggtgagaaatagatcaacatttatgtccttttttacaataaatatccactttcacattcttcttcttttgtttttggcatttcacattcttcatgcatatcggcacctactgggcagggaggagaatttatagtaaaaagggacttaaatattgatctgtttctacctatcatattgcttctgaagatatagatttaaccactggagtcttatggattactgtacatttatgctgcctttatgtgctctttggagcttaaaaattttggtacccattcacttgcattgtgaggagttacagagctgagatattcttctaaaaaccttcatttgtgttcagcagaagaaagaaagtcatacacatctgggatggcatgagggtgagtaaatgttgagagaatttcatttttttgttgaactatccctttatgtttGAAATTTAAATAAGTCAAATACTTTTATTATTTACTCTATGTGGACCCATCATCTAAGCAGTAAAGAggcatattgcatgtctgatggtagttttcatttttatgtgacaTAGCTCTGGCTTTTgaagtgttttaaatgtgtgaggatgtgcgttcatcaacctgttacatccCCGAAATGAAGGTCCTGAAGGTCTGTTGAATCAAGTTTAAACTGCTTTTGAAAACATTTCAGAACAAACCTACATTTATTCCTCTACTATAAACTATAAACACCCTTTTTAAGAACGTTTatcaacattaacaaacattattacattatatagaTTATTAAAAACAACAGCGCTGCTCATATCCTCAACTAAAAGCAATTGTTCTGAAGAACCCGGAAGCGTGGTTGCCTGCTGGTTGATGTCATGATAACTTAATCTATACATGATTTATGGATGCAAAGCGCTTCGGGTtcaatttattttcacataatcGTAAATATATTTGGCCGTTACAGTTTATTACACGTAATTAATGTCACACAACTACAGTGAGACTCAATTCATGTGATTCGTGACTAGTCGACACAGAGCCAACTAACTGACTAGAAGAGTAAAATGGACTAAAAGAGTTACTGCTTAGTCACAAGTGTGCATATGTGTATAGGTCCTAAGGAACATGGTGCATTGTGCTGACCTTAGTAACCCAACCAAGCCCCTGGCAGTGTACAGGCAGTGGACTGAGCGCATAATGGAGGAGTTCTTCCGGCAGGGTGATAAAGAACGAGAGCGTGGGATGGAAATCAGTCCCATGTGTGACAAACACACGGCATCTGTGGAAAAGAGTCAGGTACACATAaaaaacacccacacaaacaTTCAGAAATATAATTTCATGCCTTCTCCAACAGTTTCTAAACTGTCTCTGTTTCCTGAATCAGGTGGGCTTTATCGATTATATTGTGCATCCCCTGTGGGAAACCTGGGGGGACCTGGTCCACCCTGATGCTCAGGAAATTTTGGACACCCTCGAGGACAACCGGGACTGGTACCAAAGCACCATACCCCAGAGCCCTTCGCCGCCGCCTGACGGCCCAGATAACGAGCTTGAATCCTGCACAAACAAATTCCAGTTTGAGCTCACCCTGGAGGGAGAGACGGGACAGGACGACGGCTCTCCCAGTCACAACCATATTGGCAGCAATGGTCAAGAGGAGCTGGAGGAAAAGAAAGAGGAGGAAATTGAGGAGGAAGAAAAAATGGAGGACGAGGAGGAGGTTACAGAGGTATTGGTTGAGAGGTCAGGACGGAGACGACTGCAGGTTCAGTCAGTGGTCGAGGAGGAGGACGAGAGACAGTCGGATGATAGTCCTGTGGAGGAGGCAGACGAGGAGGAGAAGTCGTCCTCTCCTACTGATGATACATAATCCTCAAGACTCAATAAACAGCTGTCAGTCCCAGAGGGCTAAGTAGGGGACATACTTCAAAAACTCTGTCCCTGCTCTCTACTATTCACAGAGGATTCTTCTGTTTCTGATAGCTAACCAATTCAATAagacatttgatttgatttttcaaAAAAGGGAACAAAATAATATTGATATCAGAGAAGTATTTAACACAGCAACTGTAGATTTCGAGTGTGTGCTGGAGTTATCCAAGCAGAGCGGAGGAGCTTTTATGGAGAAATTGAATTATGGTGGGGTTTGTAATGGGCCATTAAGTCAGAGTAGCACTCTGGATtttccacacatacacacacacacacacacacatcaatcaATGTGTATACGCAAATTAACAGTCACACATGAGTTTTAACCTAAAATACTGAATCCACACACTACATGCAAACACACggctgtgtgtctgtgtatgtgttcaGGGGGCTTGGATCTGAAAGGAATCTCTTTGGAAAAAGCCATCTCAAAAAATGGAGTATCAGTGTCAATAATCTGTTTTTAAAGCATTCAAACAGGGACTAAAATCCTCAGTAATCGTGATTAGTGAAATCTGAGAGACTTTTTTTCAATTTCTGTCATAAAGAGAACACAATTACACTTGCGGAGAGAAATATAAGATTGGCCTATTGTCCAGAAGACTATGGGGGGGATAAGGATGTCGGAGCAAAAGAGGAAGCACTGATGGCATGATTTATTTGTGGGTCCCAACCCCACTTTCCCTTTACCCAGGAGTGCTACCAGGGCGAGATGGCCGTGTGCCTTTCTGTACCACCAGCTTCAACTCTGGAGCTGTTGTGAAGCAATGCATCGTGGGACAGGAGTGTCtgcttttgtcttcatttttgaTTGTCTCTTTTTAAGCAATCTTATCATGATCTGTTATGCTTTGTGTGGACATGGAGTGTCTTTCACAATGTCTTTGTGATAATTCCTTCTCTCATCTGTCAGACTTCCTCGGTTGCTTTCATGCTGGCTGAGCAATTAGGGCCTAGTTTTGGATTTATCACATCATTGCTCACGGACTGCCCTCACTTTCCATGTGAATAATTAATGATAGTCACTTTTTGAGGATAAGCCATGGGATTCTTGTTTCATATGTTTTGTCTTCTTTCGTTTTTCTTTTGCTATATCCATTCCTGCCAAATTTGTAAAAGTGACAGAGTCTACTCAATAGcagcacacattcacacagactCTCCCACCTTCACCCACTCACACTGGTAATACATTCCCTGTCATCACCACAGAAACACTGCATTATATTTTGCCAAAGGAATGAGTGCTTAACTGGTAAGTTGGTGAAGCCTCGATCGTGGGGGCTACAGGTGCAGGGTAAGACAAAGCATATCTAAAGGGCTGTTCAGACTGAATGTGTTCTAGCACTAAAAAAGCATGACGCAGCGCAAACAGGTGTCTCAAGGTGcgtttttaaaactttaaagctgaagtatgtaactttttcagtgttaaaatacttctatcccagcttaatatgcagagaaaactataagtaagccattcatactgtaggttaattttctcgaaaactgtaaacactgtctctctgtggcgctataaaatgcctgtgtttgttttgcgagacctgcttagacccgtcccaacaacgttactcagcATCAGTTGGAGGTGGGACTATCTAACGTTTGAACAACAGCATACGgagggcgtattcagaaagcttttgcaattctgtttgttggtgctagtgtcgcagaaattacatacttcagctttaagttatttttaagctttaagttaagctcaatggacagcattttggCATAATGCTGAATACCACAAAGACTGTATTTCAACTTCCAACACTATGCCAATGAATGGgagtttaaaagcaaaaatgtgaagcttagaaatgcatttactttaattattttgtcaaaactattgttttatttgagatgtaaagttgtttatatcaaaatttttacatcttagggttttagggtttatgaccttacgtcgtcatggcaacaaagttttaagttatttttaagctttaaattaagctcaattgatagcattgtggcataatgccaaatggctataactttacacagaaaaggttagtaagtgattttaacacactaaaatcatgttaacaagcatattatttacgtcttgttgctatacttttgaaacagtgagtattttaatgtttacaggttggcccccattcacttccattgtacctgtaagtgcctcactttaaggaatattccaggttcaatacaagttaagctcaatcagcagcatttgtggcatattgttgattaccacaaaaaattatttcaaccctaatttattaaaaaagcacaaatcgaggctgtggtgaggcacttacaatggaagtgaatgggaccaattgtttgagggtttaaaggcagaaatgtgaagctttcaattttataaaagcacttacattaattcttctgttaaaactgagctgtaaagttgtttaaatcaccatttttacagtcgtttcagggtttgttgacattacattgtcaagtTGGATAtaatgtaactttacacagaaaaggttagtcattgattttatcacagtaaaatcatgttaacacacagtgTTTACGTCTGTGGCTATacttaaaacagtgagtattttaacctcACTGTCACACagatttgtgctgtttttttttttttttttaagaaaaggagggacgagtccaaataatttttttgtggtaatcagcattatgccacaaatgctgttgattgagcttaacttgtattaaacccggaatattactttaacttGACATGTCATCAAAATAGCACAGCGCTCCTTCACGAGATGAGGAAAAAAGTGAGATGTGGCACAACGATAAAAAACGTCCATCTTGTgcgtgtttacataaaaaaaacaaataaaaaaaacaattgtaaaacaacacagacggatgcaaaaactgtttggtgtgaacggcccctaagagaGGAAGAGATTGATGTTGAGAGACTGGAAGGACAGATAAAGGAACAGAAGTGCAGGGTGTAACATGCAGCCATATTGAGTTTGATGCTTTTTAGCCTTAATGTCAACTACAGGGTTTCTACCTGTCACATTGTGGTGTAATAAGATGTTGGCATTATATTCCAGAGTATTTGTTTCATGTCTATATGCCTTGATAATGTCTGTGAATACACCGTATAGTACCATCTGCACTGACATAGCTGGAGGTGTAGTGTAGTATTTTCTGCATGGCAAGATTTACTACAACAGTCTAAAGAGCGAGAAAACAGGTCATACCGTTAAATTTAACTGTTGCTCTTATGTATTTATAACCCGGCACCTTTGTCTAGTTGTTTATGTCAAACTTTTAATGAGAGAGGGAGAAAGTATGAAAATGAGAGAATGAGTTCTCA
This portion of the Myxocyprinus asiaticus isolate MX2 ecotype Aquarium Trade chromosome 14, UBuf_Myxa_2, whole genome shotgun sequence genome encodes:
- the LOC127452095 gene encoding cAMP-specific 3',5'-cyclic phosphodiesterase 4A-like isoform X1, which gives rise to MMEPPPCSKKSLSLSLPVPREGQATLKPPQHLWRQPRTPIKIKHRGYSDTDRHHHRQIERSNAMDTSDRPGLKKSRMSWPSSFHGTPSASINCAGNKRYDGENGPSPGRSPMDLQASPGLVLHPPFPQSQRRESFLYRSDSDYDMSPKTMSRNSSINSEGHAEDLIVTPFAQVLASLRTVRSNFTILANVTTPTNKRSPVTSHPTVPPATLSEETYQQMARETLEELDWCLDQLETIQTHRSVSEMASNKFKRMLNRELSHLSEMSRSGNQVSEYISTTFLDKQNEVEIPSPTLREREKPMSHISGVKKLTHSSSLTSAALPRFGVKTEQEDALARELNDLDKWGLNIFHVANYSNNRPLSCIMFAIFQERDLLKTFRIPVDTFITYVMTLEDHYHANVAYHNSLHAADVTQSTHVLLSTPALDAVFTDLEILAALFAAAIHDVDHPGVSNQFLINTNSELALMYNDESVLENHHLAVGFKLLHEENCDIFQNLTKRQRQSLRKLVIDMVLATDMSKHMSLLADLKTMVETKKVTSSGVLMLDHYNDRIQVLRNMVHCADLSNPTKPLAVYRQWTERIMEEFFRQGDKERERGMEISPMCDKHTASVEKSQVGFIDYIVHPLWETWGDLVHPDAQEILDTLEDNRDWYQSTIPQSPSPPPDGPDNELESCTNKFQFELTLEGETGQDDGSPSHNHIGSNGQEELEEKKEEEIEEEEKMEDEEEVTEVLVERSGRRRLQVQSVVEEEDERQSDDSPVEEADEEEKSSSPTDDT
- the LOC127452095 gene encoding cAMP-specific 3',5'-cyclic phosphodiesterase 4D-like isoform X2 yields the protein MGVAEAIDPPPSSCPSPVPGGYRLAHSSSYSALQGRRRSELELGADADGALDGGGQAAERRTPFMDLFCDTCSKPWLIGWWDQFKRMLNRELSHLSEMSRSGNQVSEYISTTFLDKQNEVEIPSPTLREREKPMSHISGVKKLTHSSSLTSAALPRFGVKTEQEDALARELNDLDKWGLNIFHVANYSNNRPLSCIMFAIFQERDLLKTFRIPVDTFITYVMTLEDHYHANVAYHNSLHAADVTQSTHVLLSTPALDAVFTDLEILAALFAAAIHDVDHPGVSNQFLINTNSELALMYNDESVLENHHLAVGFKLLHEENCDIFQNLTKRQRQSLRKLVIDMVLATDMSKHMSLLADLKTMVETKKVTSSGVLMLDHYNDRIQVLRNMVHCADLSNPTKPLAVYRQWTERIMEEFFRQGDKERERGMEISPMCDKHTASVEKSQVGFIDYIVHPLWETWGDLVHPDAQEILDTLEDNRDWYQSTIPQSPSPPPDGPDNELESCTNKFQFELTLEGETGQDDGSPSHNHIGSNGQEELEEKKEEEIEEEEKMEDEEEVTEVLVERSGRRRLQVQSVVEEEDERQSDDSPVEEADEEEKSSSPTDDT